A window of Lacibacter sediminis contains these coding sequences:
- the idi gene encoding isopentenyl-diphosphate Delta-isomerase, whose product MQEVILVNELDEAIGSMEKMEAHEKALLHRAFSVFLFNKKGEMLLQKRAASKYHSPSLWTNACCSHPMPEEETKKAALRRLEEELGFTTSINKAFHFTYKAVFDNGLTEHEFDHVFVGEYEGEMQLNNEEVSEVCYKQMADIKAEIEHSAGDYTEWFKIAFPLLEEWLQQNKSTHATA is encoded by the coding sequence ATGCAGGAAGTAATTCTCGTAAACGAGTTGGATGAAGCTATTGGTTCCATGGAAAAAATGGAGGCGCATGAAAAGGCATTGCTTCACCGTGCGTTCAGTGTATTCCTGTTCAATAAAAAAGGAGAGATGCTGCTGCAAAAAAGAGCAGCATCAAAATACCACAGTCCTTCGTTATGGACCAACGCCTGCTGCAGTCATCCTATGCCCGAAGAAGAAACTAAAAAAGCGGCACTTCGCCGGCTGGAAGAAGAATTAGGATTTACTACTTCCATCAACAAAGCATTTCACTTTACTTATAAAGCAGTTTTTGATAATGGATTAACAGAACATGAATTTGACCATGTATTTGTTGGCGAGTATGAAGGTGAGATGCAATTGAATAACGAAGAGGTAAGTGAAGTGTGCTATAAACAAATGGCAGATATAAAAGCTGAAATAGAGCATAGCGCAGGTGATTATACTGAATGGTTCAAGATCGCTTTTCCTTTACTGGAAGAATGGTTACAACAAAACAAATCCACTCATGCAACGGCTTAA
- the crtD gene encoding 1-hydroxycarotenoid 3,4-desaturase CrtD, which translates to MQRLKAVVIGSGVAGLAGAIRLAVMGYEVDVFERNAYAGGKLSFFEKDGFLFDAGPSLFTQPQNIEELFAFAGEPIEDYFQYRKVDLSCNYFFENGKRVKAWTDAERLADELHMQLGEDKAAVLNYLRKSETLYNNIGSVFLNHSLHKRKTWFNKSILKALQTVRLPHLTGTLHGFNQSAFKKPETIQLFDRFATYNGSNPYQTPGMMSLIPHLELNEGTFYPEGGMISITNALVKLAEKKGVRFHFNSAVQRIIQFQGEAKGVVVNDENVFADVVLSNADIYFTYHQLLADPVQTNNVLKQERSCSGMIFYWGMKREFPELHLHNIFFSKNYAAEFNTLFQQKRLYNDPTVYVNITSKMEEGLAPKGKENWFLLINAPSNVGQNWEQMRIQLRQQVIDKLSRSLQTDIASAIETEEYLDPIRIEERTGSFMGSLYGTSSNSKMAAFLRHPNFTNKIEGLYFCGGSVHPGGGIPLCFKSAKIATELIHQDQTKHAYH; encoded by the coding sequence ATGCAACGGCTTAAAGCAGTTGTGATCGGCAGCGGTGTTGCTGGTTTAGCGGGTGCTATCCGTCTCGCTGTAATGGGTTATGAAGTAGATGTGTTTGAACGCAATGCTTATGCGGGTGGTAAACTTTCTTTTTTTGAAAAAGATGGTTTTTTGTTTGATGCCGGGCCATCATTATTTACCCAGCCACAAAATATTGAAGAACTGTTTGCTTTTGCAGGTGAGCCGATCGAAGATTATTTTCAGTACCGCAAAGTTGATCTTTCCTGCAACTATTTTTTTGAGAATGGCAAACGTGTAAAAGCATGGACTGATGCTGAGCGCTTGGCTGATGAACTGCACATGCAACTGGGAGAAGACAAAGCCGCTGTGCTGAACTATCTCCGAAAAAGCGAAACGCTCTACAATAATATCGGCAGTGTATTTCTAAATCATTCGCTCCATAAAAGGAAAACCTGGTTTAACAAATCAATTTTAAAGGCATTGCAAACAGTTCGTCTGCCGCATTTAACAGGCACCTTGCATGGCTTTAATCAATCAGCATTTAAAAAGCCTGAAACCATTCAGTTGTTTGATCGCTTCGCTACTTATAATGGCAGCAATCCTTATCAAACACCGGGTATGATGAGTTTGATTCCTCATCTTGAATTAAACGAAGGAACATTTTATCCGGAAGGTGGAATGATCAGCATCACGAATGCGTTGGTAAAACTGGCAGAGAAGAAAGGCGTTCGTTTTCATTTCAATTCGGCAGTGCAACGTATTATACAATTCCAGGGAGAAGCGAAAGGCGTAGTGGTGAATGATGAAAATGTTTTTGCTGATGTGGTCTTGAGCAATGCAGATATTTATTTCACCTATCATCAATTGCTTGCCGATCCTGTTCAAACTAACAATGTACTGAAACAGGAACGCAGTTGCAGCGGCATGATCTTTTACTGGGGGATGAAGAGGGAGTTTCCCGAACTGCATTTGCACAATATCTTCTTCAGTAAAAATTATGCTGCAGAGTTTAATACATTGTTTCAACAGAAACGCTTGTACAACGATCCGACAGTTTATGTTAACATCACTTCTAAAATGGAAGAAGGACTTGCGCCGAAAGGAAAGGAGAATTGGTTCCTGCTTATTAATGCACCATCAAATGTTGGTCAGAATTGGGAGCAGATGCGGATACAGTTGCGCCAACAGGTAATTGATAAACTCAGTCGCTCGCTGCAAACAGATATTGCATCGGCTATTGAAACAGAAGAGTATCTTGATCCTATTCGTATTGAAGAGCGCACGGGTTCATTTATGGGTTCACTATACGGAACCAGCAGTAACAGTAAGATGGCGGCGTTTCTTCGTCATCCCAACTTTACCAATAAAATCGAAGGGTTGTATTTCTGTGGTGGCAGTGTGCATCCCGGTGGCGGCATTCCGCTTTGTTTCAAGAGTGCTAAAATTGCAACAGAACTTATTCATCAGGATCAAACAAAACATGCTTATCATTAA
- a CDS encoding carotenoid biosynthesis protein — MLQQYSKQQIATAIAVLFHSIGLAGILFYDAALFASLTPMNLLLSAGLLIYTQKEKNSHFFLFVAVCYVVGYLVEYLGVNHQLLFGEYRYLPAMGWQWKNVPLVIGVNWFIMMYCCGVTIQHFLNFMWNKLKDEDEPRRANVGFFAIIIDGALLATFFDWIMEPIAVKLGYWQWLGDGSIPMFNYACWFVISALLMLLFRLLSFPKQNQFAVNLLLIQFMFFLILRTVL, encoded by the coding sequence ATGCTGCAACAATACAGTAAACAACAGATCGCTACCGCAATTGCCGTGTTATTTCACAGCATTGGATTGGCTGGTATTTTGTTTTACGACGCAGCTTTGTTTGCTTCGCTCACGCCAATGAATTTGTTGCTATCTGCCGGTTTACTCATCTACACACAAAAAGAAAAAAACAGTCACTTCTTTTTATTTGTTGCGGTTTGTTATGTGGTTGGTTACCTGGTTGAATATCTCGGAGTCAATCATCAGTTATTGTTTGGTGAGTACCGTTACCTGCCGGCAATGGGTTGGCAATGGAAAAATGTTCCGCTGGTAATTGGTGTTAACTGGTTTATTATGATGTATTGCTGTGGAGTGACCATTCAACATTTCCTCAACTTTATGTGGAATAAACTGAAAGATGAAGATGAGCCACGCCGTGCCAATGTTGGCTTCTTTGCAATCATCATTGACGGTGCTTTACTCGCCACTTTTTTCGATTGGATCATGGAGCCAATTGCAGTGAAGTTGGGCTACTGGCAATGGCTGGGTGATGGATCGATACCCATGTTTAATTACGCCTGTTGGTTCGTTATCAGTGCATTGCTGATGCTTCTGTTCAGGCTTTTATCTTTTCCTAAACAAAACCAATTCGCCGTAAATTTGTTATTGATCCAGTTCATGTTCTTTTTAATCTTACGCACCGTATTATGA
- a CDS encoding sterol desaturase family protein yields the protein MSLILYILLAFVVFFSMEGITWLTHRFVMHGFLWYLHEDHHQPRGRFFEKNDAFFLIFAIPSWLCIMLGLMNQVYWVVSIGAGIAMYGAAYFIVHDIIIHQRFKIFSRWNSTYVRAIRWAHKMHHKHMDKEDGESFGMLFVHKKYWEKVRKEKQLNPNIK from the coding sequence ATGAGTTTGATTTTATACATATTGCTGGCATTTGTTGTGTTTTTTTCCATGGAAGGAATCACGTGGCTAACGCATCGTTTTGTGATGCATGGTTTTTTATGGTACCTGCACGAAGATCATCATCAGCCACGTGGCCGTTTCTTTGAAAAGAACGATGCGTTCTTCCTCATCTTTGCTATTCCAAGCTGGTTGTGCATTATGCTTGGTTTAATGAATCAGGTGTATTGGGTGGTGAGTATTGGTGCAGGCATTGCCATGTATGGAGCAGCTTATTTTATTGTACACGATATTATCATTCACCAACGCTTCAAAATTTTCAGCCGCTGGAATAGTACCTATGTGCGTGCAATTCGTTGGGCGCATAAAATGCACCACAAGCATATGGATAAAGAAGATGGTGAAAGTTTTGGAATGCTCTTCGTGCACAAAAAATATTGGGAAAAGGTGAGGAAGGAAAAACAACTGAATCCAAACATTAAGTAA
- a CDS encoding lycopene cyclase domain-containing protein translates to MNYHYTYFLILAASLAGPLLLSFDKKVAFYKKWKYLFPAMLLPALFFLVWDEFKTKAGVWSFSDDYITGIKLSSLPLEEVLFFFVVPYCCVFIYECIVCYFPSVKQKNRGRPVLMMMGVLFLIAATLTYGKAYTFYTSLFNALFIAALFLFQKWFRGFNATAFLISYLVVVIPFLIVNGLLTGIPVVLYNDTENLGFRIFSFLPWPLNNIPVEDIFYGMLLILMNVALFERLRTKAA, encoded by the coding sequence TTGAACTATCATTACACTTACTTTTTAATTCTTGCAGCTTCATTGGCAGGACCATTGTTGTTGAGCTTCGATAAAAAAGTGGCGTTCTATAAAAAGTGGAAATATCTTTTTCCGGCAATGCTGTTGCCGGCTTTGTTTTTTTTAGTGTGGGACGAATTTAAAACGAAAGCCGGTGTGTGGAGTTTCAGCGATGACTATATTACGGGAATTAAATTATCCTCTCTTCCGTTAGAAGAAGTACTGTTTTTTTTTGTTGTGCCTTATTGCTGCGTGTTTATTTATGAATGTATTGTTTGTTATTTCCCATCGGTAAAGCAAAAAAACCGGGGAAGACCTGTATTGATGATGATGGGTGTTTTGTTTCTTATTGCAGCAACACTCACTTACGGCAAGGCTTACACGTTTTATACTTCTTTGTTTAATGCATTGTTTATTGCTGCGTTATTCCTTTTTCAGAAATGGTTCAGAGGGTTCAATGCAACTGCTTTTCTTATTTCTTATTTAGTGGTAGTGATACCATTCCTGATCGTCAACGGTTTGCTCACGGGTATTCCCGTGGTGTTGTATAACGATACAGAAAATCTCGGCTTTCGTATTTTCTCCTTTCTTCCCTGGCCGCTGAACAATATTCCCGTCGAAGATATCTTCTATGGTATGCTGCTTATCTTAATGAACGTGGCGTTATTCGAACGGCTGCGTACGAAAGCGGCATAA
- a CDS encoding SPFH domain-containing protein, which produces MISLIVFVLAVIVAGLFFGILKKSTYVNEDGRFKPVSLVRVVAVVLIAFVTVAINPINVERIDAGHVGIKVSNVGDNRGVGRTEYVTGWVFYNSWISRIYEFPIHQQHIDYEAADIVTKGGFRATIKPSFNYSINAGNVADMFQNLRVGVNEMEQGWLKNAIVGSVNDVANRYTVDSIFNHREEFESDIVKECNKRVAKWFNVSQLRTNIVPPAEISESIVAKTRAIQEVQVAENRRQVAVAEAERKIAEARGDSAQAVIQAAGRAEAIKREQLSLTSLYIDYIKVQKWSGQVPTTVAGGNSSFLIQLPKDGKE; this is translated from the coding sequence ATGATCTCCTTAATTGTGTTCGTTCTTGCCGTGATCGTTGCAGGATTGTTTTTCGGTATCCTCAAAAAATCGACTTATGTAAATGAAGACGGACGCTTCAAGCCCGTTTCTCTCGTTCGTGTGGTAGCAGTTGTTCTTATCGCATTTGTTACGGTTGCCATCAATCCCATTAATGTTGAGCGGATCGATGCGGGTCATGTTGGTATTAAAGTAAGTAACGTAGGTGATAATCGTGGAGTTGGTCGTACGGAGTATGTAACAGGCTGGGTGTTTTACAATTCATGGATCTCCCGTATTTATGAATTCCCCATTCACCAGCAGCATATCGATTACGAAGCTGCTGATATTGTAACCAAAGGTGGTTTCCGTGCAACCATCAAACCTTCATTCAACTATTCTATCAACGCCGGAAATGTGGCGGATATGTTTCAAAACCTGCGTGTTGGTGTAAATGAAATGGAGCAAGGCTGGTTGAAGAATGCAATTGTTGGTTCAGTGAATGATGTTGCTAACCGTTACACAGTTGATTCTATTTTCAATCACCGTGAAGAATTTGAATCGGATATTGTGAAAGAGTGTAATAAGCGTGTGGCAAAGTGGTTCAACGTATCACAATTGCGTACCAACATTGTTCCGCCTGCTGAAATTTCTGAATCGATCGTTGCAAAAACAAGAGCTATCCAGGAAGTGCAGGTGGCAGAGAACAGAAGACAGGTTGCGGTAGCAGAAGCTGAAAGGAAAATTGCAGAAGCAAGAGGTGACTCAGCACAAGCAGTTATCCAGGCTGCCGGTCGTGCTGAAGCGATCAAGAGAGAACAGTTGTCGTTAACGTCACTCTACATCGATTATATCAAAGTGCAAAAATGGAGCGGACAGGTGCCAACAACAGTAGCAGGTGGTAACAGCAGCTTTTTAATTCAGTTGCCGAAAGATGGGAAAGAGTAA
- a CDS encoding DUF6089 family protein, with product MKKLIFLFCFSPFVLIAQDFHLSFRGGLANYQGDLQQRGFTFNQSKFVGSIGARYDLTEHLLARTHLSFGTLRAADAKSKSTSLQSRNLSFQTKLFEWELGAQYNIFNLNYKWWTPYVFAGGALYRIKPFTADNNGTKVFLQPLSTEGQGFLPGKKVYKSTQFSIPFGIGAEYLLTEDLRVGLELGYRKTFTDYIDDVSSKYVDQATLLAARGQTAVDLAYRGNGTYPAGGSLRGSEKNKDAYYFVQLTVTWRPFVDWYKRTSGLASFKKDKKVGCPGVRQKG from the coding sequence ATGAAAAAACTCATCTTCTTGTTTTGTTTTTCTCCATTTGTACTGATTGCACAGGACTTTCACTTATCCTTTCGTGGTGGGTTAGCCAATTACCAGGGTGATCTTCAACAAAGGGGTTTTACCTTTAACCAATCAAAATTTGTTGGCAGTATTGGTGCCCGTTATGATTTGACGGAACATTTGCTTGCACGAACACATTTGAGTTTTGGTACGTTGCGTGCGGCAGATGCGAAAAGCAAAAGCACATCATTGCAAAGTCGTAATCTCAGTTTTCAAACCAAATTGTTTGAATGGGAACTGGGTGCGCAATACAATATTTTCAACCTGAATTATAAATGGTGGACGCCGTATGTTTTTGCCGGCGGTGCGTTGTATCGCATTAAACCGTTTACTGCTGATAATAACGGAACAAAAGTTTTTCTGCAACCGCTGAGCACCGAGGGACAAGGTTTTCTTCCCGGAAAGAAAGTGTACAAATCAACTCAGTTCTCTATTCCGTTTGGTATTGGTGCTGAGTATTTATTGACGGAAGACTTGCGTGTTGGTTTGGAATTAGGCTATCGCAAAACATTCACTGATTATATTGATGATGTGAGTTCGAAGTACGTTGATCAGGCAACGTTGCTGGCCGCAAGAGGACAAACTGCAGTTGATCTTGCTTATCGTGGTAACGGCACTTATCCAGCAGGCGGCAGTTTACGTGGAAGCGAAAAAAATAAAGACGCTTATTATTTTGTACAACTCACTGTTACATGGCGACCTTTTGTTGATTGGTACAAACGAACATCAGGTTTAGCATCGTTTAAGAAAGATAAGAAAGTTGGTTGCCCCGGAGTAAGGCAGAAAGGCTGA
- the serC gene encoding 3-phosphoserine/phosphohydroxythreonine transaminase, with protein MMHNFNAGPSVLPKEVFQQASEAILNFNNSGLSILEIGHRTPLFEDVMNEARSLVKELMQLDDDHEVLFLHGGATTQFMQVPMNLLNEQDVAAYTETGTWAGKAIKEAKLFGHVEIVGSSKDTNYTTMPHDLAVPGTAAYLHITTNETIAGTQWHHMPYDCGVPIVADMSSDILSRVLDFNKFDLIYAGAQKNMGAAGVNLVIVNKNILGKVNRSIPTILDYRNHIKEGSMLNTPPVFAVYVAMLTLRWLKAQGGVAAIEAINNKKAEVLYNALEAIPFIKLPIAKEDRSKMNVVFTMDDPQKEAIFMQLCKENGMYGVKGHRSVGGFRISLYNALTMSSVEAMLSLLNEFAQKNG; from the coding sequence ATGATGCATAATTTCAACGCAGGTCCTTCTGTGTTACCGAAAGAAGTTTTTCAGCAAGCAAGTGAAGCCATTCTGAATTTCAATAACAGTGGCTTATCCATTCTTGAAATTGGTCACCGCACACCGTTGTTTGAAGATGTGATGAATGAAGCACGATCATTGGTGAAAGAATTAATGCAACTGGATGATGATCATGAAGTGCTCTTTTTGCATGGAGGTGCCACCACCCAGTTCATGCAAGTGCCCATGAACCTGCTCAACGAACAGGATGTGGCTGCATATACTGAAACAGGAACATGGGCCGGTAAAGCCATTAAGGAAGCGAAGCTGTTCGGTCATGTAGAGATCGTTGGTTCATCGAAAGATACCAATTACACTACCATGCCGCATGACCTGGCAGTGCCAGGTACCGCAGCTTATTTACACATCACCACGAACGAAACTATTGCCGGTACGCAATGGCACCATATGCCTTATGATTGTGGTGTACCTATTGTGGCTGATATGAGTAGTGATATCCTGAGTCGTGTACTTGACTTCAACAAATTCGATCTTATTTATGCCGGTGCACAAAAGAACATGGGTGCGGCTGGTGTAAATCTCGTGATCGTTAATAAAAACATTCTTGGTAAAGTCAACCGCAGCATACCGACTATTCTCGATTACCGCAATCATATCAAAGAAGGCAGTATGCTCAATACGCCACCTGTGTTTGCAGTGTATGTGGCCATGCTCACACTCCGCTGGTTAAAGGCACAGGGTGGAGTTGCAGCCATTGAGGCGATCAATAACAAGAAAGCTGAAGTGTTGTACAACGCATTGGAAGCAATTCCTTTCATCAAGCTGCCGATAGCAAAAGAGGACAGGAGTAAGATGAACGTAGTATTTACGATGGATGATCCGCAGAAAGAAGCAATTTTCATGCAATTATGTAAAGAAAACGGTATGTATGGAGTGAAAGGGCACCGCAGTGTGGGAGGTTTCCGTATTAGTCTGTACAATGCACTTACCATGAGCAGTGTTGAAGCAATGTTGAGTTTGTTAAATGAGTTTGCACAGAAGAACGGGTAA
- a CDS encoding DUF1015 domain-containing protein, with translation MAIIVPFKALRPQAQFAKQVAARPYDVLNSKEAKEEAQGNPYSFLHITKPEIDLPEETDHYAPEVYLKAKDNLAAFMQRDVLFRESKPCYYIYRLIMNGRSQTGLVCGSAVVDYENDVIKKHEFTRPEKENDRINHIKISGAQTGNVFLAYRDVQELNDLIAKWQEDKSPIYDFTADDDIQHTIWVVNDDATIKTISSIFEQQVPQTYIADGHHRAASAAKVRAALWDAATEESDYFLTTLFPASELQILDYNRVVKDLNGLSAEELIEKIKADFDVKLVGSEAVKPSQLHTFGMYLDGKWYQLTAKEGTYKTDPIGVLDVTILSDNILDKHLGIKDQRTDKRIDFVGGIRGLGELQKRVDSGEMKVAFSLYPVTMDQLFDIADSGNVMPPKSTWFEPKLRDGLLTHLIYNES, from the coding sequence ATGGCTATAATCGTTCCGTTCAAGGCGCTGCGTCCGCAGGCCCAGTTCGCTAAGCAGGTGGCAGCACGTCCTTACGATGTGCTTAACAGTAAAGAGGCAAAGGAAGAAGCGCAAGGCAATCCTTATTCATTTTTGCATATCACCAAACCGGAGATCGATCTTCCTGAAGAGACAGATCATTACGCTCCGGAAGTGTATCTAAAAGCAAAAGATAATCTCGCTGCATTTATGCAACGTGATGTGTTGTTTCGTGAAAGCAAACCCTGCTATTACATTTATCGTTTGATCATGAATGGCCGCAGCCAAACAGGTTTGGTATGTGGCAGTGCAGTGGTGGATTATGAAAATGATGTGATCAAGAAACACGAGTTCACCCGACCTGAAAAAGAGAACGATCGTATCAATCATATCAAAATCAGCGGTGCACAAACAGGTAATGTATTTTTAGCATACCGTGATGTGCAGGAGTTGAATGATCTCATTGCAAAATGGCAGGAAGATAAAAGTCCTATTTACGATTTTACTGCTGATGATGATATTCAGCATACCATTTGGGTAGTGAATGATGATGCCACGATCAAAACCATCAGCAGCATTTTTGAACAACAGGTGCCGCAAACTTATATTGCCGATGGTCACCATCGTGCAGCATCAGCAGCAAAAGTGCGTGCGGCATTGTGGGATGCAGCAACGGAAGAAAGCGATTATTTCTTAACAACTTTGTTTCCTGCAAGTGAACTGCAGATCCTCGATTATAACCGTGTGGTAAAAGATCTCAACGGTTTATCTGCTGAAGAACTTATTGAAAAGATCAAAGCTGATTTCGATGTAAAGTTGGTTGGTTCGGAAGCAGTAAAACCTTCGCAACTGCACACATTTGGAATGTATCTCGATGGCAAATGGTATCAACTCACTGCCAAAGAAGGAACCTATAAAACAGACCCGATTGGTGTACTGGATGTAACCATTCTTTCAGATAACATTTTAGATAAACATCTTGGTATTAAAGACCAGCGTACTGACAAACGCATCGATTTTGTTGGCGGTATTCGTGGGTTAGGTGAATTGCAAAAACGTGTTGACAGCGGTGAAATGAAAGTTGCTTTCAGTCTTTATCCTGTTACCATGGATCAGCTGTTTGATATTGCCGACAGCGGTAATGTAATGCCACCAAAGAGCACCTGGTTTGAACCAAAGTTGAGAGACGGGCTGCTTACGCATCTTATTTACAACGAATCATAA
- a CDS encoding tetratricopeptide repeat protein, with translation MKKLLNLICFLTIGIASFAQDPDASQLHETAKQFMRGGDWTNAVLVLNKALAKDPQNISIQKDIALTYYYQRDFAKARETVKPLVEREDADVPTYQIAGNIYKALAERKDAEKMYKKALKKYPNSGPLYAEYGELLWMMNENFTSIEQWELGIKSDPGYAGNYYFAARYYYFTTDKVWALVYGEIFVNMESYTSRTAEVKNLLLDSYKKFFVIDPKAKPAKQDNDFTKAFTAVMNQNSSVINSGITTESLTMLRTRFLLDWNKDYAAKFPFRLFDHQKQLLQEGMFEAYNQWIFEAAGDLAKYESWTKLNTEQYNEFTRFQKSKLFKVPAGQYYKSTN, from the coding sequence ATGAAAAAACTTCTGAACTTAATTTGTTTTCTTACGATTGGTATTGCGTCTTTCGCCCAGGATCCTGATGCTTCACAACTCCATGAAACGGCCAAGCAGTTTATGCGGGGCGGCGATTGGACTAATGCCGTGTTGGTCTTGAATAAGGCGTTGGCAAAAGATCCGCAAAATATTTCTATTCAAAAAGACATTGCACTTACTTACTATTATCAACGTGATTTTGCAAAAGCAAGAGAAACAGTAAAACCTTTGGTTGAACGTGAAGATGCTGATGTGCCTACCTACCAGATTGCAGGTAATATTTACAAAGCATTAGCTGAACGCAAGGATGCTGAGAAGATGTACAAAAAAGCGCTGAAGAAATATCCCAACAGTGGTCCTTTGTATGCTGAGTATGGTGAATTGTTGTGGATGATGAATGAAAACTTCACCAGCATTGAGCAATGGGAACTCGGTATTAAAAGTGATCCCGGTTATGCAGGCAACTATTATTTTGCTGCACGTTATTATTATTTCACCACCGATAAAGTGTGGGCATTGGTATATGGTGAAATTTTTGTGAACATGGAAAGCTATACCAGTCGTACAGCCGAAGTAAAAAATCTGTTGCTTGATAGTTATAAAAAATTCTTTGTGATTGATCCAAAAGCAAAACCTGCAAAACAGGATAATGATTTTACAAAAGCATTCACTGCCGTTATGAACCAGAACAGCAGCGTGATCAACAGCGGTATTACAACTGAATCGCTCACCATGCTGCGTACACGTTTTCTGCTCGACTGGAATAAAGATTATGCGGCAAAATTTCCCTTCCGTTTGTTTGATCACCAAAAACAATTGCTGCAGGAAGGTATGTTTGAGGCATACAACCAATGGATCTTTGAAGCAGCAGGAGACTTAGCCAAATACGAAAGCTGGACAAAACTCAATACCGAACAATACAATGAGTTTACCCGTTTCCAGAAATCAAAACTATTTAAAGTGCCGGCCGGGCAATATTATAAAAGCACAAATTAA